Within Stella humosa, the genomic segment ACTGCCCGTTCGCGCGGCCGCCTCGAAGACGTACAGGCCGCGTGCCGAGGGGACGAGACTGGCCAGTCGGGACATGCGTCCAGCGTATAGCCACCCAAAGATTAATCCAGCTTCCTATCGTCGTGAGAAGGCCGGACGCTGCCAGCACGCACGGGCGGCGCGGGAACGGACAGGCAGGGCATGAGCGGCATCGCGACCATCGACAGCGAACCCCCGGCGGGCGCGGACGACCCGCTGCTGCGACCGTTCCGGCTCAGGCATCTCGTCCTGCGCAACCGCATCGTCAGCACCAGCCATGCCTCGATGCTCGACGATGGCGGCCTGCCGCTGGAGCGCTACCAGCGGTATCACGAGGAAAAGGCCCTGGGCGGCCTGGCGCTGACGATGTTCGGCGGCTCGGCCATGACCTCGCCCGATTCCAACTGGGGCGGCGGGCAACTCGACGTCTCCACTGACGGCATCGTCCCGCATTTCCAGGCGCTGGCGGCGCGCATCCACCGCCACGGCGCAGCGGCCATGTGCCAGATCTCCCATCTGGGCCGCCGCGCCAGCTCCGCCACGGCGAACTGGTTGCCAGCGGTCGCCCCCTCGCGCGTGCGGGAGACGCGCACGCGCAGTTTTCCGCGGGAGATGGACGCCGCCGACATCCGGCGCATCGTCGCCGACTATGGCGCGGCCGCCTTGCGCTGCAAGGAAGGCGGTCTCGACGGGCTGGAGACGGTGACCGGCGGGCACCTGATCGGCCAGTTCCTGTCGCCGCGCACCAACCATCGGTCCGACGGCTTCGGCGGCTCGCTCGAGAACCGGGTGCGCTTCGGCCTGATGGTGCACGAGGAGATCCGCCGCCGCGTCGGCGACCAGATGATCGTCGGCATCCGCTTCGTCATCGACGAGGGCCCTGGGACCGATGACACGGAGGATGGGCTCGACTTCGAGCAATGCCTGGCGATCGCCCGCATCTTCGAACGCGAGGGCCAGATCGACTTCTTCAACTGCATCTTCGGCCGGATGGACAACGACCTGGTGCTGGCTGAGCACAACATGCCCGGCATGGCCCAGCCCCATGCGCCGTTCCTGGATGCGGTCGGGGCCTTCAAGCGGGAGACGCGGCTGCCGGTGTTCCACTCGGCCGGCATCCGCGACATCGCGACCGCCCGCGATGCGGTGGCGCGCGGCCTGGTCGACATGGTGGGCATGACGCGGGCGCATATCGCCGATCCCCACATCGTCAACAAGCTGATGGCGGGGCAGGAAGCGACGATCCGTCCCTGCGTCGGCGCCTCCTACTGCCTCTACAAGAAGGTCAACTGCATCCATAACGCGGCCAGCGGGCGCGAGACGACGCTGTCCCATGCAATCGACCGGTCCCCGGGGCGGCCGCGGAAGGTCCTGGTGGTCGGCGGCGGCCCGGCCGGGCTGGAAGCGGCCCGCGTCTCGGCCGAGCGCGGCCACGAAGTGGTCCTGCTGGAGGCCGGCCGCCGGCTCGGCGGCCAGGTCCTTGCCGCCGCGGCCGCGACCCCGCGCCGCGAGTTGATCGGCATTATCGACTGGCGCGAGAGCGAACTGGCGCGCCTTGGCGTCCGCGTCCGGCTCCAGACCCATGGCGACGCGGCGATGATAGGGGCGGAACGGCCCGACATCGTCGTCATCGCCACCGGCGGCGTGCCCGACCTCGACTGGTTCCCCGGCGCCGACCTGTGCAACGGCGTGGCGGACGTGCTGACGGGGCGGATTGCCGTCCGCGAGGAGGTGCTGGTCTATGACGGGACCGGCCGCCACCCGGCGGTCTCCTGCGCCCTGCATCTGGCCGAGCAGGGCCACGCGGTGCGGTTCGTCAGCATGGACGAGACCCTGGCGGCGGAAATGCCCTATCCCGATCGGGTGATCTTCCGCAAGCGCTTCGCCGAGGAACGCATCCCGATCGTGACGGAGCACCGGCTGGTGGAGGTCGTCCGCGCCGGGAACGGCCTGGTCGCGCGATTTTGCCACGAACTGACGGGCGCCGAGATGTCCGCCGCCGCCGGCCGGGTGGTGGTGGAGAACGGGACGATGCCGGTCGACGCACTGTTTCGCCAGTTGCGCGATCTCTCGGCCAACGACGGCGTGACCGACTTCGGCGGCGCCATCCTGGAACATGCTCGCAACGAGCCCGGCCATGCCGCACCGGCGCCGGCGTTCGAACTGCACCGGATAGGCGACGCGGTGGCGAGCCGGGACATCCATGCTGCGATCCTGGATGCCCAGCGGCTCTGCGCGCGCTTTTAGGGCCGGGCCCGGCTGCGCGAGGTTGAACTTCCCGGGGGCTTGGGGTGCATACTCCGGTGGTGGGGCGCGCCATCCGCGGGGCGCCCGATCAGGCCAGGAGCGACCCGACGATGAACCGAGCCTTCAACCCGCCCGGCGTGGCACCCCCCGCCGGCAACGGCTACAGCCATGGCATCGAGGTGCCGGCCGGCGCCCGCATGCTGTTCGCGGCCGGCCAGGTCGGCACCAATCCCGATGGCACCGTGCCGCCCGATGTCGGCGCCCAGACCGACCGCGTGTTCGAGAACATCAAGGCGATCCTGGCCGGTGCCGGCATGGGCATGGAGGACCTGGTCAAGATCAACGTCCTGCTGGTGTCGAGCGAGCATCTGGCGGCCTTCCGCGAGGCCCGCGGCCGGCATCTGGCCGGCTATCGCCCCGCTTCGACGCTGGCCATCGTCGCCGCACTGGCGAGCCCGGCCTTCCTGGTCGAGGTCGAGGTGATCGCGGCCAAGAGCCCCTGATACCGGGGCGTTCGAGAGAAGGAGCGGGCGTCGGTCAGCGCACCAGCAGGAGCGCCACGACGCCCGTCGCCACCAGTGCGATGCCGATGAGTTCGCGCAGGGTGGGCGCCTCGCGGAAGCCGAAGCGCGACACGGCCACCGTGAAGATCAGCTCCACCTGGCCCAGCGCCCGGACATAGGCCACGTTCTGCAAGGTCATGGCGGTGAACCAGCCGGCCGAGCCCAGCACGCTCATGATCCCGACCGGGGCCGCCTGGCGCCAGGCGCGCAGCACCTGGCCGACCTCGCCGCGGGCTGTCACCTGCATGTAGATCGTCATCAGCACCGTCTGGAGGCAGGTAACGGCCGCCAGCGTCATCAGCGAGCGGGCGATGAAGTCGCCGTCGCCCAGCGACAGCGAGGCGCCGCGGATGCCGATGGCCGACACCCCGAACAGCCCGCCCGACGCCAGCCCGTAGAGGGCGGCCTTGTCCGTCACCCCCAGCAGCGCCGAGCGCCAGCCGTCGGCCCCCTTGGGCACGGACAGGGTCAGCACGCCGGCCAGGCCGATGACGATGGCGATCCAGCCGCCCAGCGTGATCGGCTCGGCCAGGAAGACCGTCGCCAGGATCGCGGTCTGCACCGTCTCGGTCTTGGAATAGGTCGTGCCGGCGGCGAAGTTCCGCATCGTGAAGGCGATGATGAGGAAGCTGGTGGCGACGATCTGGGCGATGCCGCCCAGCAGGCAGAAGAAGAGGAAGCGGCCGCCGGCCGCCGGCATCACCGCGTCCGACAGCAGGATGTAGGCGGCAAAGGCGACGGCCGCGAAGGGCGCGCCATAGACGTAGCGGGCATAGTTGACGCCGTTGGTCGAGAGCTGCCCCTTCAGCCGCTTCTGCTGCGCCGTGCGCAGGCATTGCAGCAGGGCGGCCATGACCGTTATCGGAACCCACAGTTCCATGCTTGGCTCCCGCCCAGCTCCCCGTCGCGCGGGCGGGTGCAGGCTATATCTGCCGCGTTATTTCTGGACGACCATGAACAGGCGACGGAAGGGGAAGAGTGTCTGCCCGTTCTTCTCCGGCGGATAGGCCGAGGCGATCCGCTCGGCATATGCCGCCTCGAAATCGCTGCGCATCGGCTCGGACAGCGCGTCCATCAGGGGCTTCAAGGCACTGCCCTTGGTGAACTCGACCACCGGGTTCTCGCCCTGGAGAAGCTGCATGTAGACCGTCTCCCAGATGTCCGGCCGCTCGGCATGGGTGCTGAGGAAGCGGTAGTAGGCCTCGGGTGCCGCCACCGGCGACGGCCGCAGCAGCGGCTCCAGCGCCTCGCGCCAGGGGCCGAGGCGGGCGGTGTCGAGGATGCAGGTGTGGGAGGCCGCCTCGTAGTTGCGCGGCATCTGCACCGCCAGCACGCCGCCGGGCGCGAGCCAGTCCATCAGGCGCGGGAACAGCCGGCCATGGTCGCCCAGCCAGTGCAGGGCGGCATTGGAATAGATGACGTCGACCGGCTGGTCCGGCTCCCAGGTGCCGATGTCGGCCTCGATCCAGCGCGTCTCGGGCATGGCGGCCGCGGCCTTGGCCAGCATCTGGGGGCTGCTGTCGACGCCGATGATCCGCGCGTCGGGCCAGCGCCGGCGCAGGTGGGTGGTGACGTTGCCGGGCCCGCAGCCCAGGTCGATGACCGTGCCCGGCGCCTCGGCCGGGATGCGCGCCAGCAGGTCCAGGGCCGGTCGCAGCCGGTGGTCGGCGAATTTCAGATACTGGCTCGGATCCCAGACGGGCATCGCATCCCCCTCGTGGCTGGTCCGGCCGCCGTCACGGATGGCTCCGGGCGACGGTTGGTGCCATGAGGCACCCCGTCGCCGCAAGCACCGATCAGGCCGTCGCCAGCCGGCTCGGGCGCAATTCGCCCGCTTCCTCCAGGATCGGATAGGCGACGGCGATCAGGTGGGAATGGATGCGCTTCAGGTCGCGCAGCACGTCGAGGTGCAGCGAGCTGGTCTCGATGCTTTCCACCCGGCCGCTCTGGAGCCGTTGCAGGTGGCGCTCGGCCGCCTTGCGCTCGGACTCGCGGAACATCGTCTTCTCGGAGATGAGGCGCCGGGCGATCGACACGTCGCCGCCGACGAAGGCCGCCAGCGACAGCTTGAGGGTCTCCAGCACCCGGCTGTGCAGGTCGGCGATCTCCCCCAGCCCTTCGGACGAGAAGGTCAGGTGGTTCTTGATCTTCTTCTGGGCCAGTTCCATCAGGTTCTTGTCGATGATGTCGCCGACATGCTCGAGGTTGGTGGAGAAGACGATCAGCTCCATCACCCGCTTGCCGTCGGCCGGGCTCATCACCTCGCGGCTGATCTGCGTCAGGTAGCGCTTGATCGCCTCGTGCAGCCCGTCGATCACGTCGTCACGCCGGCTGATGTCGGCCACCAGCTTGCGGTCGTCCTGGCGGAAGACGGTCATGGCGTCGCGCAGCATCCCCTCCAGCGCGTCGCCCATGCGCAGGGCCTCGCGCTGGGCGGCCGCGATGGCGACGGGCGGGCTGTCGAGGGCGGCCTGGTCGAGATGGCGCGGCTGCGAGGGGTCAAGCGGCACGTCGGGCGTCGGCAGCAGGCGCTCGATCAGGCGGGAGACAGGCGTCAGGATCGGCAGGAAGACGATCGCGATCACCAGGTTGAAGGCCAGGTGGAAGGCCACGACCTGGCGGCCGATCTCGCTGCTGGCCGCCGGCGCCAGGTCGGCCGCCAGCGGCAGGAAGGGCAGCACTAGCACGACGCCGATCCAGCGGAAGGCGGCATTGCCGCGGGCGACCCGGCGGGCGCCGATGTCGCCGCGCCAGGTGGCGACGAGTGCGGGGATGGCGGCCCCGGCATTGACGCCCAGCACGATGGCCAGCGCCAGCGGCAGGGGCATGAGGCCGCTGGTGGCCAGCGACATGATCAGCAGGATGGTGGCCAGGCTCGAATGGGCCAGCCAGGTCAGCAGGGCGCCGAACATCACGGCCAGCACCGGCTCCTGCCCGAGCCCGCCCAGGATCGCCTTCAGGGTCGCGGAATCGCGGATCGGGTCCGATGCATGGACGATGAGCTGGAGCGCCAGCAGCATCAGCCCCAGCCCGACCGCGGCGCGGCCGAGGTCGCGGCGCAGCGAGGTGCCGCCGGTCGAGAAGCCGAACACCCCCAGCAGGACCAGCAGCGGCGACAGCCAGCGCACGTCGACCGACAGGATTTGGGCGACCACGGCGGTGCCGACATCGGCGCCCAGCATCACCGCCAGGGCGGGTGCCGTCGCCACCAGGCCGCGCTCGGCAAAGGATGCCACCATCAGCGCGGTGGCGGTGCTGCTCTGCAGGAGGGCGGTGACACCCAGCCCGCTGGCGAAGGCGCGCGGCCGGCTGCTCATGGCCCGGCCCAGGATGCGGCGCAGGTCGCCGCCGAAGGCGCGCATGACGCCGGTGCGGACCATGCGCAGGCCCCAGAGCAGCAGGGCTACCCCGCCCAGCAGATTGATGATTACGGTCGTGGCCAATTCGGCGCTGTCCCCACCCCTGGACGAGGGGTCTTCGCGCGCCCTCGTCACAAAATCGTAACAATGACCAATCTCTGCCAAACCATAGGGATTGCAAGAGAAATTGCGGGTCGCGGCGCGTGTCGACGGGGGCGGAAGGCACGCGGCGCCCAGCACTCGACTAGAAAAATATGGATGAACAATCCACCACCGGATAGAACTCCCTGCCGCCTAGCAGCAGGCTGGCGCAAAGAGTGCCGACATGGATTCTTCGTCCCTACCGCGCACGGATGTCCTGGAGCAGTATGTCGAGCTTTTCACAGAAGAGCTCGGTGCAGCGCTCCACAAGATGGGTCTGAAAGGCGGCGGTAACCGGAATGACAGCATTCAGACTTTGGCGCGTGCTAGCAGAAAGCGGTTTCAGCGCTGTTTGATATGATCGGCTCAAAAGCTGTTCGGCGACACGATTCCGTACAGTCGAGACGGCGACGCAATCTTTTCCTACATAATTTTCGTCGAATCCCACCTGCGCGAACCATCTGGCAACCTGCTGTACAACGATGTCGTCCACGATATCAAGGTTACCGACAAGATACTGAATCCGCTGCGCTGCTTCGTGAGCGACAAGGAACTTGTCCGCCTCTACGTGAAAGCCGTGGTCGGCGACAAATACAACGTCCCGACCGTTGCCGTGCTGAACGATCCGGACCAGGCGGCAGCGTTCCAGTTTCCGGCATCATGCTGCGTCAAGCCCGCCCATTTGAGCGGGCACGTCCTGTTCAACAAGGAAGGGGTGGGCCTCTGCCGGGAAATCATCAAGGAATGGTTTCTGCTCAATCAATATCACAAGGGCCGGCAGGCCAATTATCGATACATTCCGCCTAAGGTGATCGTGGAGCCGCTAATATTCGGCAAGCGCTACGCGGCCGACTGCAAGGTTCTCTGCTATAAGGGTATTCCCCGTATTATCTATATCGTCGTTGGCCGGCCGGACCGAATTCGCTTTGCCATGTTCGATACGGCATGGAGTCGCCTGCCGTTCAGTATCGACTGCCCGGCCTATGAGCACGACATCCCGCGGCCGCGGAACCTGGATGAAATCCTGGCCGTCGCTGCCGCGCTGAGCAGACCATTCGACTTCATCCGGGTCGACCTCTACACCGACAGCCGGACCATCTTCGTGGGCGAGTTGACGAACTGCCCGCAGAATGCGCTTGGACAATTTCCCCAGGATGAGGGCGAGCAGCGCGTCTCGGAGCTGATCTTCGGCGCCTGACGGGTAGCCCGCCGTCAGATGATGGCGTGGCGGATGCGGGCCGACAGCCATTCGCTGGCCAGCACGGTCGCCAGGATCACCAGGAAGATGACCGAGGCCTCGCGCCAGGCGAGCTGGCTGATCGAGGCTTCGAGCTGGAGGCCGATGCCGCCGGCGCCGACCAAGCCCAGCACCGTCGATTCCCGGATGTTGATGTCCCAGCGGAAGACCGAGATGCCGGCGAAGGCCGGCGTCACCTGGGGCACCATGGCATAGGCGATGACCTGGGGCCGGGTGGCGCCGGTCGCCTGGATGGCCTCGACCGCGCCGTCGTCGATCTCCTCCAGCGCCTCGTAGAGCAGCTTGCCGATGAAGCCGACCGAGCGGAAGGCGATGGCGAAGATGCCGGCCAGCACGCCGGGGCCGATGATCGAGACCAGCAGCAGGGCCCAGATCAGCGAGTTGATCGAGCGCGAGGCGACGATGATGAAGAGCGCCACCGGCCGCACCAGCAGGCGGCTGGGGGTGGTGTTGCGGGCGGCCAGGAACGCCAGCGGCACGCCGAAGACGATGGCGATCATCGTGCCCAGCGTGGCGATGTTGAGCGTGTCCCACAGGGGCTGCCAGAGCCGGTCGATATAGGACCAGCGCGGCGGCACCATGCGGCTCATCAGGTCGCCCGCCTGGATGTGGGCGTCCTCGACGAACATCCACATCGTGCGGTCGCTGATGACCTGCCACGACAGGACGACGATGGTGGTGGCGACCAGCCAGGCCAGCCAGATGGCAAGCTGCGCGTTGGTGGTCCGGCGCTGCCACAGCTTGGTGCCCGAAGGGGAGGAGACCGGCATCACTGCACCCAGCGGCGAATGGCAGACGACCCATACTCGGCCGCCATCACCACCAGGATGATGACCAGCAGGATGGCGGCGGCGACGTCGTACTCGTAGCGGTCGAAGGCGGTGTTCAGCGTGGCGCCGATGCCGCCCGCGCCGACGATGCCGATGACCGCGGATTCGCGGAAGTTGATGTCGAGGCGATAGAGCGACAGGCCGATCAGGCGCGGCATCACCTGCGGCTGCACGCCATAGTTCAGGAGCTGGAACCACGAGCCGCCGGTCGCCCGGATCGCCTCCACCTGGCCGCGGTCGATGTCCTCGATGTCCTCGGCCAGCAGCTTCGACAGGAAGCCGATGGTGGAGAAGACCAGCGTCAGCACGCCCGCGAAGGGCCCGAAGCCGAACATCGCCACGAAGAGGATGGCGATGATGATTTCCTGGAAGGTGCGCGACAGCGCGATCAGGCCGCGGCAGAAGTAATAGACCGGCAGCGGCGCCAGGTTGCGGGCCGCGCCCAGTGCCACCGGCACGGCGACCAGGATGCCCAGCACGGTGGCGACGATGGTCATCACCACGCTCTCGGCGAAGCCCTCGAACACCTCGTCGAAGCGGCTGGTGAAGTTGGGCTGGAGGAAGGCGGCGACGAAGCGCCCGCCGCGTTCCATGCCTTCGGAAATGCGCGCCCAGTTGATCGGGATGCCGTTCAGCGCAAGGTAGAGATAGCCCGCCCCCACGACCAGGATGCCCCAGCGCAGCCACGGGTTGGCGATCAGCGGCGGCGGCCGCCACCGCCGCGCGCGCTCCAGGGCCAGCGTGCTCATCGGCCGGCCCTCACGTCAGGCCCGCCAGGCGCTCGCGGTCGACGGGCACGGCCGGGTCGTGCGGGCTGGCGCCGCCGCCGGCGTCCTCGCCCTCCTCGTCGGCGGGCCGGATGGTCTGCGACCAGTCCTCCTCGCCATAGATCGTGGTCAGGACCTCGGCCGACAGGCCGTCGGCCGGGCCGTCATAGACGATCTCGCCAGACTTCAGCCCGACGATGCGCTCGGCGAACATCTGGGCCAGCGCCACGTCGTGGATGTTGATGATGGCGGCCAGCCCCCGCTCGCGGCACAGCTCGCGCAGCAGCCGCATGATCTGGCGCGAGGTCTTGGGGTCGAGGCTGGCGGTCGGCTCGTCGACCAGCAGCAGGGTCGGGTTCTGCAGCAGGGCGCGCGCGATGCCGACCCGCTGCCGCTGCCCGCCCGACAGCGCGTCGGCGCGCTTGTCCTCGAAGCCCGCCAGCCCCACCCGCTCCAGCAGGGTAAAGGCGGCCGCCACGTCGGCCGCGGGGAAGCGGCGCAGCCAACTCCGCCAGAAGCCGACATAGCCAAGCCGGCCGGACAGCACGTTCTCCATCACCGTCAGGCGCTCGACCAGGGCGAACTCCTGGAAGATCATGCCCATCCGCCGGCGCGCCTGGCGCAGGCCGCGACGCGACAGGCGCGTGATCTCCTGTCCGTCGATCGTGACCCGCCCCGACGTGGGCTCGACCAGCCGGTTGACGCAGCGGATGAGCGTGCTCTTGCCGGCGCCGGACGGGCCGATCAGGGCCATGATCTGGCCCTTCGGCACCGTCAGCGACACCCCCTTCAGCGCGCGGTCCCCGGTCGGGTACTGCTTGGCCAGCCCATCGATCACCAGCACCGCTGCTGTCCCCCTCTGCTGCCTGGATGACCGGTGCCGATCAGCCCTTGCACTCGTACTTGACGCCGGTCAGGTCGTCGAACTTGCGGATGACCGCCCAGTCCTTCTTGTACTGGATCTCGACGAACTTCTCGGCCGGCGGCTGGCTCTTCACGAACTCCTTCAGCAGCTCGCTGCCTTCCCACGGGAAGGTGAAGAAGGCCTCGCGCACCTTGGCCGCCAGCTCGGGCTTCAGGTTGTAGACATGGCCGTAGCCGGTGGTGGGGAAGGACTCCGACTTGTAGATGACGCGCAGCTTGTCGCCGTCGACGACCTTGCGCGCCACCATCCGGGTCTTGACGGAATTGGCGATGGCGGCAGCGTCGTAGTCCTTGTTGGCGACGCCCAGGATGGAGTTGTCGTGCTTGCCGGAAAAGGCGGTCTTGTAGTCCTTGTCCGCCTCGAGCCCGAAGTCGGCCTTCAGCAGGGCCGACGGCGCCTTGAAGCCGGAATTGGAGGTGGGGGCGGTGAAGGCCAGCGTCCTGCCCTTCAGGTCCTTCACTTCCTTGATCGGGCCGTCGGCCTGGACGATCAGCTCCATCTCGTAGCCGAAGTCGCCATTGTTCGACGCCATCATGGCGAAGGGCACGAAGCCCGCGCAATTGACCGCGATCGGGTTGGCGCCGGAATTGAAGCCGGCGATGTGCAGGCGGCCGGCGCGCATCGCCTCGATCTGGGCGGCGTTCGATTGCACGGGGAAGAACTGGATGCGCTTGCCGGTCACCTTGGCCATGTGGGCGAGGAAGCCGTCCCACACCTTGCGATAGACCTCGGGGTCCTCGACCGGGGTGTAGGCGAAGATCAGCGTCGGCGGGTCCAGCAGGCGGCGGGCGTCGGTCGGCGCGTCG encodes:
- a CDS encoding NADH:flavin oxidoreductase — translated: MSGIATIDSEPPAGADDPLLRPFRLRHLVLRNRIVSTSHASMLDDGGLPLERYQRYHEEKALGGLALTMFGGSAMTSPDSNWGGGQLDVSTDGIVPHFQALAARIHRHGAAAMCQISHLGRRASSATANWLPAVAPSRVRETRTRSFPREMDAADIRRIVADYGAAALRCKEGGLDGLETVTGGHLIGQFLSPRTNHRSDGFGGSLENRVRFGLMVHEEIRRRVGDQMIVGIRFVIDEGPGTDDTEDGLDFEQCLAIARIFEREGQIDFFNCIFGRMDNDLVLAEHNMPGMAQPHAPFLDAVGAFKRETRLPVFHSAGIRDIATARDAVARGLVDMVGMTRAHIADPHIVNKLMAGQEATIRPCVGASYCLYKKVNCIHNAASGRETTLSHAIDRSPGRPRKVLVVGGGPAGLEAARVSAERGHEVVLLEAGRRLGGQVLAAAAATPRRELIGIIDWRESELARLGVRVRLQTHGDAAMIGAERPDIVVIATGGVPDLDWFPGADLCNGVADVLTGRIAVREEVLVYDGTGRHPAVSCALHLAEQGHAVRFVSMDETLAAEMPYPDRVIFRKRFAEERIPIVTEHRLVEVVRAGNGLVARFCHELTGAEMSAAAGRVVVENGTMPVDALFRQLRDLSANDGVTDFGGAILEHARNEPGHAAPAPAFELHRIGDAVASRDIHAAILDAQRLCARF
- a CDS encoding RidA family protein, which translates into the protein MNRAFNPPGVAPPAGNGYSHGIEVPAGARMLFAAGQVGTNPDGTVPPDVGAQTDRVFENIKAILAGAGMGMEDLVKINVLLVSSEHLAAFREARGRHLAGYRPASTLAIVAALASPAFLVEVEVIAAKSP
- a CDS encoding methyltransferase domain-containing protein yields the protein MPVWDPSQYLKFADHRLRPALDLLARIPAEAPGTVIDLGCGPGNVTTHLRRRWPDARIIGVDSSPQMLAKAAAAMPETRWIEADIGTWEPDQPVDVIYSNAALHWLGDHGRLFPRLMDWLAPGGVLAVQMPRNYEAASHTCILDTARLGPWREALEPLLRPSPVAAPEAYYRFLSTHAERPDIWETVYMQLLQGENPVVEFTKGSALKPLMDALSEPMRSDFEAAYAERIASAYPPEKNGQTLFPFRRLFMVVQK
- a CDS encoding Na/Pi cotransporter family protein, with product MATTVIINLLGGVALLLWGLRMVRTGVMRAFGGDLRRILGRAMSSRPRAFASGLGVTALLQSSTATALMVASFAERGLVATAPALAVMLGADVGTAVVAQILSVDVRWLSPLLVLLGVFGFSTGGTSLRRDLGRAAVGLGLMLLALQLIVHASDPIRDSATLKAILGGLGQEPVLAVMFGALLTWLAHSSLATILLIMSLATSGLMPLPLALAIVLGVNAGAAIPALVATWRGDIGARRVARGNAAFRWIGVVLVLPFLPLAADLAPAASSEIGRQVVAFHLAFNLVIAIVFLPILTPVSRLIERLLPTPDVPLDPSQPRHLDQAALDSPPVAIAAAQREALRMGDALEGMLRDAMTVFRQDDRKLVADISRRDDVIDGLHEAIKRYLTQISREVMSPADGKRVMELIVFSTNLEHVGDIIDKNLMELAQKKIKNHLTFSSEGLGEIADLHSRVLETLKLSLAAFVGGDVSIARRLISEKTMFRESERKAAERHLQRLQSGRVESIETSSLHLDVLRDLKRIHSHLIAVAYPILEEAGELRPSRLATA
- a CDS encoding ATP-grasp fold amidoligase family protein, whose translation is MSDKELVRLYVKAVVGDKYNVPTVAVLNDPDQAAAFQFPASCCVKPAHLSGHVLFNKEGVGLCREIIKEWFLLNQYHKGRQANYRYIPPKVIVEPLIFGKRYAADCKVLCYKGIPRIIYIVVGRPDRIRFAMFDTAWSRLPFSIDCPAYEHDIPRPRNLDEILAVAAALSRPFDFIRVDLYTDSRTIFVGELTNCPQNALGQFPQDEGEQRVSELIFGA
- the phnE gene encoding phosphonate ABC transporter, permease protein PhnE, with protein sequence MPVSSPSGTKLWQRRTTNAQLAIWLAWLVATTIVVLSWQVISDRTMWMFVEDAHIQAGDLMSRMVPPRWSYIDRLWQPLWDTLNIATLGTMIAIVFGVPLAFLAARNTTPSRLLVRPVALFIIVASRSINSLIWALLLVSIIGPGVLAGIFAIAFRSVGFIGKLLYEALEEIDDGAVEAIQATGATRPQVIAYAMVPQVTPAFAGISVFRWDINIRESTVLGLVGAGGIGLQLEASISQLAWREASVIFLVILATVLASEWLSARIRHAII
- the phnE gene encoding phosphonate ABC transporter, permease protein PhnE, whose translation is MSTLALERARRWRPPPLIANPWLRWGILVVGAGYLYLALNGIPINWARISEGMERGGRFVAAFLQPNFTSRFDEVFEGFAESVVMTIVATVLGILVAVPVALGAARNLAPLPVYYFCRGLIALSRTFQEIIIAILFVAMFGFGPFAGVLTLVFSTIGFLSKLLAEDIEDIDRGQVEAIRATGGSWFQLLNYGVQPQVMPRLIGLSLYRLDINFRESAVIGIVGAGGIGATLNTAFDRYEYDVAAAILLVIILVVMAAEYGSSAIRRWVQ
- the phnC gene encoding phosphonate ABC transporter ATP-binding protein, whose translation is MLVIDGLAKQYPTGDRALKGVSLTVPKGQIMALIGPSGAGKSTLIRCVNRLVEPTSGRVTIDGQEITRLSRRGLRQARRRMGMIFQEFALVERLTVMENVLSGRLGYVGFWRSWLRRFPAADVAAAFTLLERVGLAGFEDKRADALSGGQRQRVGIARALLQNPTLLLVDEPTASLDPKTSRQIMRLLRELCRERGLAAIINIHDVALAQMFAERIVGLKSGEIVYDGPADGLSAEVLTTIYGEEDWSQTIRPADEEGEDAGGGASPHDPAVPVDRERLAGLT
- the phnD gene encoding phosphate/phosphite/phosphonate ABC transporter substrate-binding protein — translated: MLARIAFAAAAAVLLPSLPALAQTEDCPRGQLDSRYCDRNDDMVADAPTDARRLLDPPTLIFAYTPVEDPEVYRKVWDGFLAHMAKVTGKRIQFFPVQSNAAQIEAMRAGRLHIAGFNSGANPIAVNCAGFVPFAMMASNNGDFGYEMELIVQADGPIKEVKDLKGRTLAFTAPTSNSGFKAPSALLKADFGLEADKDYKTAFSGKHDNSILGVANKDYDAAAIANSVKTRMVARKVVDGDKLRVIYKSESFPTTGYGHVYNLKPELAAKVREAFFTFPWEGSELLKEFVKSQPPAEKFVEIQYKKDWAVIRKFDDLTGVKYECKG